A genomic region of Eucalyptus grandis isolate ANBG69807.140 chromosome 5, ASM1654582v1, whole genome shotgun sequence contains the following coding sequences:
- the LOC120293137 gene encoding LOW QUALITY PROTEIN: dihydroceramide fatty acyl 2-hydroxylase FAH1-like (The sequence of the model RefSeq protein was modified relative to this genomic sequence to represent the inferred CDS: inserted 1 base in 1 codon) has translation MVAQEFTVDLNKPLVFQVGHLGESYQEWVHQPIVSKTGPRFFESDFWEFLTRTRWYAVPSIWLPVVCYCISMSVRMGHTALEIGLLVIMGIFVWTFXEYSLHRFVFHINTNSYWWNTIHYLIHGCHHKHPMDGLRLVFPPAGTAVLCIPFWNLVKLISTPTTTPALFAGGLLGYVIYDCTHYYLHHGQPATDVPRNLKKYHLNHHFRVQDKGFGITSTLWDRVFGTLPPPYVAEKKR, from the exons ATGGTTGCTCAGGAGTTCACCGTTGATCTGAATAAACCCCTCGTCTTCCAG GTTGGTCATTTAGGTGAATCTTATCAGGAATGGGTCCATCAACCCATTGTGAGCAAGACAGGGCCTAGATTCTTTGAAAGTGACTTTTGGGAG TTCTTGACCCGTACTCGATGGTATGCAGTTCCTAGCATTTGGCTTCCTGTAGTATGCTATTGCATCTCTATGTCTGTGCGTATGGGCCACACAGCTCTTGAGATCGGTTTACTGGTGATTATGGGCATCTTTGTCTGGACTT CTGAGTACTCTTTGCACCGTTTCGTTTTCCATATAAACACAAACAGTTATTG GTGGAACACCATACACTATCTTATTCATGGATGCCATCACAAACATCCTATGGATGGCCTGCGGCTTGTCTTTCCGCCAGCAGGAACAGCTGTTCTTTGCATTCCT TTCTGGAACTTGGTCAAGCTCATTTCTACGCCTACTACCACTCCAGCATTGTTTGCGGGTGGTTTGCTGGGTTATGTGATATATGACTGCACCCATTACTACTTGCATCATGGACAGCCAGCCACTGACGTGCCACGAAATCTTAAG AAGTATCACCTGAACCATCATTTCCGTGTACAAGACAAAGGCTTCGGGATCACTTCAACGCTGTGGGACAGAGTCTTTGGGACACTTCCTCCACCGTATGTGgcagagaaaaaaagataa